A single Colias croceus chromosome 10, ilColCroc2.1 DNA region contains:
- the LOC123694799 gene encoding serine protease 44-like isoform X2, translated as MRIVGGRRAEPHSYPWTVAILKNNRMHCGGAMITDKHVLSAGHCFKWDNISEMLVLIGLDNLDDMMNVEKRNISAVKIHERFTSTAVRDENDIAVATLDAPVQFSDTIVPICLPKPGQDFSNRVGTIVGWGRVGVEKTSSKVLLKASLRILTDEECMKSKLSQHLKPTMMCAFSKGKDGCQGDSGGPLLVFEPDGHYVQAGVVSWGIGCADSRYPGVYTKISNYIDWIRRHSSDGKTCKN; from the exons ATGAGGATAGTCGGCGGGCGGAGGGCGGAACCTCACTCTTATCCATGGACTGTGGCCATTTTGAAGAACAACCGCATGCACTGTGGAGGGGCCATGATCACAGACAAACATGTGCTTAGTGCAGGACACTGTTTCAAGTG GGACAATATAAGCGAAATGTTGGTTCTAATTGGCCTGGACAACTTAGATGATATGATGAATGTGGAGAAAAGGAATATATCCGCTGTTAAAATTCACGAAAGGTTTACATCAACTGCTGTACGagatgaaaatgatatagCGGTAGCTACACTCGACGCACCTGTTCAATTTAGTGATACAATAGTGCCAATTTGTCTGCCAAAGCCAG gacaagaTTTCTCAAACAGAGTGGGAACCATAGTTGGTTGGGGTCGAGTTGGGGTTGAGAAAACTTCCTCAAAAGTGCTACTAAAAGCGAGTCTGAGAATATTAACCGATGAAGAATGTATGAAGTCGAAGTTATCACAGCACCTCAAGCCTACTATGATGTGCGCTTTCTCTAAGGGAAAGGATGGATGccag GGTGACAGCGGTGGTCCATTATTAGTTTTTGAACCGGACGGACATTATGTACAAGCTG GAGTCGTGTCTTGGGGAATAGGTTGTGCGGATTCACGGTATCCCG gtgTGTACACAAAAATCAGCAACTATATTGATTGGATTCGTCGACATTCTTCAGATGGTAAAACGTGTAAAAAttag
- the LOC123694799 gene encoding transmembrane protease serine 11D-like isoform X1, whose protein sequence is MLCFMLFFVVIKVAHISGLDCHCGRPADTIVSMRIVGGRRAEPHSYPWTVAILKNNRMHCGGAMITDKHVLSAGHCFKWDNISEMLVLIGLDNLDDMMNVEKRNISAVKIHERFTSTAVRDENDIAVATLDAPVQFSDTIVPICLPKPGQDFSNRVGTIVGWGRVGVEKTSSKVLLKASLRILTDEECMKSKLSQHLKPTMMCAFSKGKDGCQGDSGGPLLVFEPDGHYVQAGVVSWGIGCADSRYPGVYTKISNYIDWIRRHSSDGKTCKN, encoded by the exons ATGCTGTGTTTTATGTTATTCTTTGTCGTGATTAAG GTGGCGCATATATCTGGACTCGATTGTC ATTGTGGTAGGCCAGCTGACACCATAGTGTCTATGAGGATAGTCGGCGGGCGGAGGGCGGAACCTCACTCTTATCCATGGACTGTGGCCATTTTGAAGAACAACCGCATGCACTGTGGAGGGGCCATGATCACAGACAAACATGTGCTTAGTGCAGGACACTGTTTCAAGTG GGACAATATAAGCGAAATGTTGGTTCTAATTGGCCTGGACAACTTAGATGATATGATGAATGTGGAGAAAAGGAATATATCCGCTGTTAAAATTCACGAAAGGTTTACATCAACTGCTGTACGagatgaaaatgatatagCGGTAGCTACACTCGACGCACCTGTTCAATTTAGTGATACAATAGTGCCAATTTGTCTGCCAAAGCCAG gacaagaTTTCTCAAACAGAGTGGGAACCATAGTTGGTTGGGGTCGAGTTGGGGTTGAGAAAACTTCCTCAAAAGTGCTACTAAAAGCGAGTCTGAGAATATTAACCGATGAAGAATGTATGAAGTCGAAGTTATCACAGCACCTCAAGCCTACTATGATGTGCGCTTTCTCTAAGGGAAAGGATGGATGccag GGTGACAGCGGTGGTCCATTATTAGTTTTTGAACCGGACGGACATTATGTACAAGCTG GAGTCGTGTCTTGGGGAATAGGTTGTGCGGATTCACGGTATCCCG gtgTGTACACAAAAATCAGCAACTATATTGATTGGATTCGTCGACATTCTTCAGATGGTAAAACGTGTAAAAAttag
- the LOC123694798 gene encoding (11Z)-hexadec-11-enoyl-CoA conjugase-like, giving the protein MAGLSENKCDYEKFNSNINNKHLTSKDIGTDYNYKYEIVWQNIVFFSVLHLLGFWGVYIFFTGGISLKTYVWFVTVMTLLGFGITAGAHRLFTHKCYKAKTPLKALLIVLQTASGQNTLYTWIRDHRLHHRYSDTDGDPHNSKRGFFFSHIGWLLTKKHPYIKELGKRIDMSDIKADKLITLQRKYYFYIFVVSSLLIPVGVPYYFFGEPFLTSLLVCFFARYVVQLNGTWLVNSAAHLYGTRPYDKKLQPVESWFVSLFSYGEGWHNYHHAFPWDYKAAELPYFINLSTAFIDFFAKLGLAYDLKTASQEMVVNRIKSTGDGTHFDLGNDEAKSSVTATGIVHPLNITYNVTYPPPNTELDEEGLPLCETEVLQRTTFKRRSAKA; this is encoded by the exons ATGGCGGGCTTAAGTGAAAACAAATGtgattatgaaaaatttaatagtaATATTAACAACAAACATTTAACAAGTAAAGACATAGGAACAGACTAtaattacaaatatgaaatcgTGTGGCAAAATATCGTATTTTTCTCAGTGTTACATCTATTGGGCTTTTGGggagtttacatattttttactggAGGAATTTCCCTAAAAACATACGTATGGT TCGTTACCGTTATGACATTGCTTGGCTTCGGCATAACAGCGGGAGCTCACAGACTTTTCACTCACAAATGTTACAAGGCGAAGACACCTCTAAAAGCATTACTCATAGTATTGCAGACCGCATCAGGACAA AATACCCTCTACACCTGGATCCGTGATCATCGTCTCCACCACCGGTACTCAGACACGGATGGTGACCCTCACAATTCTAAAAGAGGCTTCTTCTTCTCTCATATTGGATGGTTATTGACCAAGAAACATCCATACATAAAGGAACTGGGCAAAAGAATCGATATGAGTGACATAAAAGCTGATAAACTCATTACGCTTCAAAGAAA gTATTATTTCTACATATTCGTTGTCAGCTCTCTACTAATACCTGTGGGAGTACCGTACTATTTCTTCGGAGAGCCTTTCCTAACTTCGCTACTTGTATGCTTTTTCGCGCGTTATGTGGTCCAACTAAATGGCACTTGGCTTGTCAACAGTGCTGCTCATCTATATGGCACGAGGCCGTATGACAA AAAACTTCAACCTGTTGAGTCATGGTTCGTGTCTTTATTCTCGTACGGTGAAGGTTGGCACAACTACCACCACGCCTTCCCTTGGGATTATAAAGCGGCTGAATTGCCTTACTTTATAAACCTATCTACTGCGTTCATAGATTTCTTCGCTAAACTGGGCTTAGCTTACGATCTAAAGACAGCGTCACAAGAAATG GTCGTGAATCGTATCAAGAGCACAGGCGACGGTACCCACTTCGACCTCGGTAACGATGAAGCCAAGTCCTCAGTGACAGCCACGGGTATTGTCCACCCTCTGAACATTACATACAACGTCACATACCCTCCTCCCAACACTGAACTTGATGAAGAAGGATTACCTCTATGCGAGACAGAAGTGCTTCAACGAACAACGTTTAAGAGAAGATCTGCTAAGGCCTAA
- the LOC123694800 gene encoding proclotting enzyme-like, giving the protein MPWLVFIHANDSIIPGTLISNRHVITAASRVYDLSPSTVFVQIGSNNFCSNNGLNFTVEAIRIPGGYTPGGDNDLALLRLANEVSFNQYISPICLPFSWRDYTRRTATVSTLPIYDSGSRCIARPTTFSLLERSTCSYQANFTMDKGCVEPTGPLYTTLSDEDVGAPVMTRRPGIPHLRPFRLIGVLSSASNSSEPSIYTKINDHRSFIYQNTQGDCMCV; this is encoded by the exons ATGCCATGGCTGGTGTTTATTCATGCCAATGATTCTATTATACCAGGaactttaatttctaatagACACGTTATTACAGCTGCATCTAGGGTTTATGA TTTATCACCATCAACCGTTTTCGTACAGATTGGATCCAACAACTTCTGTAGCAATAATGGGTTAAATTTTACCGTTGAAGCTATAAGGATTCCTGGTGGTTATACTCCTGGTGGAGATAACGATTTGGCTTTGTTGAGACTAGCCAATGAAGTTTCATTTAATCAATATATATCTCCGATTTGTTTGCCATTCAgct GGAGAGACTACACTAGAAGAACAGCAACAGTATCAACATTACCTATTTACGATTCAGGATCCCGATGTATCGCCCGGCCAACCACATTTTCGTTACTAGAAAGATCGACTTGTTCATATCAAGCTAACTTTACTATGGATAAAGGCTGCGTAGAACCAACTGGACCTTTATATACCACTTTATCTGAT GAAGATGTAGGTGCCCCAGTGATGACACGCCGACCTGGTATTCCACACTTAAGACCGTTCCGACTGATTGGGGTGCTGTCTTCTGCGTCTAATAGCTCAGAACcatcaatttatacaaaaattaacgaTCACAGGTCGTTTATATATCAAAATACACAAGGAgattgtatgtgtgtgtaa